In Sphingomonas panacisoli, one genomic interval encodes:
- the flgM gene encoding flagellar biosynthesis anti-sigma factor FlgM produces MVDPIGPKGSTPNDLRVAPVTPVAVAPKVAPVVVADEPQLSPATQLASQLATQPPVDTERVSRIKQAIANGTFPILPATIADRMLALRYDWMSDDKA; encoded by the coding sequence ATGGTCGATCCGATTGGACCGAAGGGCTCGACGCCCAACGACCTCCGTGTCGCTCCCGTCACGCCCGTGGCGGTAGCGCCCAAGGTTGCACCTGTGGTTGTCGCCGACGAGCCACAGCTGTCGCCCGCAACGCAGCTGGCCAGCCAGCTCGCGACGCAGCCGCCGGTGGATACCGAACGCGTCTCGCGCATCAAGCAGGCGATCGCCAACGGTACTTTCCCGATCCTGCCCGCGACGATCGCGGACCGGATGCTCGCGTTGCGCTACGACTGGATGTCCGATGACAAGGCGTGA
- a CDS encoding motility protein A, giving the protein MITPDALGPYLDPAAIFIVAGGTLAATLLRTPLRDVGRGIAALATLPRRTLDASPLIDQVAALGRIAKRHGVHTLDRSVIADPDVAAAIARIVDGATPADVTRLLDERRRARILRHTGAADMWAGMAEVAPAMGMVGTLIGLVKMFLAMQDPAAIGAGMAVALLATLYGALIANLIAMPIAVRLRRRARAEAEERSRLVAPLAALAEYGQPRGSVVAVAAA; this is encoded by the coding sequence ATGATCACGCCCGACGCGCTTGGCCCCTATCTCGATCCCGCCGCGATTTTCATCGTCGCCGGCGGTACGCTTGCCGCGACCCTGCTCCGCACCCCGCTCCGCGACGTCGGCCGCGGGATCGCCGCGCTGGCGACGTTGCCGCGGCGGACGCTCGACGCGAGCCCGCTGATCGATCAGGTCGCAGCACTCGGCCGCATCGCCAAGCGCCACGGCGTCCACACGCTCGACCGCTCGGTGATCGCCGATCCCGACGTCGCGGCCGCGATCGCGCGGATCGTCGACGGCGCGACGCCCGCCGACGTGACTCGCCTCCTCGACGAACGCCGACGCGCGCGTATCCTGCGCCACACCGGCGCCGCCGATATGTGGGCGGGCATGGCCGAGGTCGCCCCGGCGATGGGTATGGTCGGTACGCTGATCGGGCTGGTGAAGATGTTCCTGGCGATGCAGGACCCCGCCGCGATCGGTGCGGGGATGGCGGTCGCTCTGCTCGCGACGCTCTACGGCGCATTGATCGCCAATCTGATCGCGATGCCGATCGCCGTCCGCCTGCGCCGCCGTGCGCGCGCCGAGGCGGAGGAGCGGTCGCGCCTGGTCGCGCCGCTCGCCGCGCTTGCCGAATACGGCCAGCCGCGCGGTTCGGTGGTCGCGGTGGCCGCAGCGTGA
- a CDS encoding flagellar basal body rod C-terminal domain-containing protein → MIENQRGYEVQANLIKSAKDMDESGASVMRMPS, encoded by the coding sequence ATGATCGAGAACCAGCGCGGCTACGAAGTACAGGCCAACCTGATCAAGTCCGCCAAGGACATGGACGAAAGCGGCGCATCCGTGATGCGCATGCCGAGCTAA
- a CDS encoding flagellar hook protein FlgE: MSFYTSLSGLQASQSEMNTISHNLANVATNGFKKSRTEFADVIASSVSVSPTKMVGSGVTVKANRQQFGQGNLIQSSSSLDLAISGDGFFAIKPQLDGSKVNFTRNGGFAVNQDRYVTDAQGNYLQVYPVDGSGAVVATGIDQTQSLRLPATSGTAVPTSQINMTVNLPSAGPIPTTATFDRFDPSSYNQSTSTTIYDNNGNPQTLTTYFKRTSASTGTGVNSTWEAYNYVGDVPLTAGGSNKINLTFDSSGTLTAPTTATTFDPFTPAGSPSAQTAAFNFGNATSQQAQPFNISSRTQNGKAVGQIEGVTVDGDGLVKASFSNGDVQTLGKVVLANFIDPAGLRQLGDSTWAATGLSGQPQLGSAGVDGFGNLMSSTIERSNVDITEELVNLIAAQRNFQANAKALDTASQISETIFNIRT, translated from the coding sequence ATGTCCTTCTACACCTCGCTTTCGGGTCTCCAGGCCTCGCAGTCCGAGATGAACACCATCTCGCACAACCTCGCCAACGTCGCGACCAACGGCTTCAAGAAGAGCCGCACCGAATTCGCCGACGTCATCGCATCGAGCGTCAGCGTCTCGCCGACCAAGATGGTCGGGTCGGGCGTAACGGTGAAAGCCAACCGCCAGCAGTTCGGCCAGGGTAACCTGATCCAGTCGTCGTCGAGCCTCGATCTCGCGATCTCCGGTGACGGTTTCTTCGCGATCAAGCCGCAGCTCGACGGTTCGAAGGTCAACTTCACGCGTAACGGCGGCTTCGCGGTCAACCAGGATCGCTACGTCACCGACGCACAGGGCAATTACCTGCAGGTCTATCCGGTCGACGGGTCCGGCGCGGTCGTCGCGACCGGCATCGACCAGACGCAGAGCCTGCGTTTGCCCGCCACCAGCGGCACCGCGGTGCCGACCAGCCAGATCAACATGACGGTCAACCTGCCGTCGGCGGGTCCGATCCCGACGACCGCGACGTTCGATCGCTTCGACCCGTCGAGCTACAACCAGTCCACCTCGACGACGATCTACGACAATAACGGCAATCCGCAGACGCTGACGACGTACTTCAAACGCACGTCGGCATCGACCGGCACCGGCGTCAATTCGACCTGGGAAGCCTATAACTATGTCGGCGACGTGCCGCTGACGGCGGGCGGCAGCAACAAGATCAACCTGACGTTCGATTCGTCGGGCACGCTGACCGCGCCGACGACCGCGACCACGTTCGACCCGTTCACGCCCGCCGGTTCGCCGAGCGCGCAGACCGCGGCGTTCAACTTCGGCAACGCGACCAGCCAGCAGGCGCAGCCGTTCAACATCTCGTCGCGCACGCAGAACGGCAAGGCGGTCGGCCAGATCGAAGGCGTCACCGTCGACGGCGACGGCCTGGTCAAGGCGAGCTTCTCGAACGGCGACGTCCAGACGTTGGGCAAGGTCGTGCTGGCGAACTTCATCGATCCGGCGGGTCTGCGCCAGCTCGGCGATTCGACCTGGGCGGCGACGGGTCTGTCGGGCCAGCCGCAGCTCGGCTCGGCCGGCGTCGACGGGTTCGGCAACCTGATGTCGTCGACGATCGAACGTTCGAACGTCGATATCACCGAGGAGCTGGTCAACCTGATCGCGGCGCAGCGCAACTTCCAGGCGAATGCCAAGGCGCTCGATACCGCGAGCCAGATCTCCGAAACCATCTTCAACATCCGCACCTGA
- a CDS encoding flagella basal body P-ring formation protein FlgA codes for MIRSIITLAAIVAATPAAAQSFQSTTLLDKAVAGFTGRGIGEDGGARTAIDTRLKLATCPMVTMNWRTPAHDSVVVACPDPEWRIYVPIRIAAPAIVEPSPLAPTSAPVAKPVIVIKRGDPVSVSAGSPGFAVTRDGVAVNDAAAGARVLIKVTDGKPPIQAIATEPGKAMIPGGE; via the coding sequence ATGATCCGCTCAATCATCACGCTCGCCGCGATCGTCGCCGCCACGCCGGCCGCCGCGCAGAGTTTCCAGAGCACGACGTTGCTCGACAAGGCCGTCGCCGGCTTCACCGGTCGCGGCATCGGCGAGGATGGCGGCGCGCGCACCGCGATCGACACGCGGCTCAAGCTCGCGACGTGTCCGATGGTCACGATGAACTGGCGGACGCCCGCGCACGACTCGGTCGTCGTGGCGTGCCCGGATCCCGAATGGCGCATCTACGTGCCGATCCGCATCGCCGCGCCCGCGATCGTCGAGCCGTCGCCGCTCGCGCCTACCTCGGCGCCGGTCGCCAAGCCGGTGATCGTCATCAAGCGCGGCGATCCGGTGTCGGTGAGCGCCGGCAGTCCTGGTTTCGCGGTCACTCGCGACGGCGTCGCGGTCAACGATGCCGCCGCCGGTGCGCGTGTGCTGATCAAGGTCACCGACGGCAAACCGCCGATCCAGGCGATTGCGACGGAGCCGGGTAAGGCCATGATTCCGGGCGGCGAATAA
- the flhA gene encoding flagellar biosynthesis protein FlhA → MVVPIPAAMLDIFFVANIAISLAVLMVALNAQKPLDFSAFPTVLLFATLFRLGLNVASTRVVLVHGHEGESAAGHVIEAFGTFLIGGDYVVGIFVFAILVIINLIVVTKGAGRVSEVSARFTLDALPGKQMAIDADLNAGLITPEEAKARRIEVSTEADFYGSMDGSSKFVKGDAVAALLILFANIVGGLILGPVSHGMSLSDAAHNYVLLAIGDALVAQLPSLMLSIAAAAIVTRVTSSHDLAGQIGSQFGAARTWTPVAVILGILGVLPGMPHFVLLSAAAIAGFTAWKLNQIAKRPPPPAPAAPAPDQSKIGWEEVSDSMQINLDIGYGLVPLVDERRGAPLMGRITGVRRQLSKELGFVVPQVRVRDDINLAPYTYRILVGGVVVGEDQASADEMLALNTGEGFGELQGKKTKDPTFGLEATWIAPGDADAATGQGYLVVDSGTVMATHLNHQLSANSADLLGADEVQALLDGLKERSPQLVAALSPAPLPLTTLTQVLKGLLAEGIPLKEFRRIASAIAVAAQKTVDAEEIIEAIRPELGGLIIQKLCGVHEPLRVMTLEGQLEGLLGQAVRSDPSRRHTIEPDLGRRIVEALQHAAAPLVAEAKPFALVVQPTIRQAIRKLVKTCLPDTPVMSFFEVPEEKAVEVVAVIGAPQALAA, encoded by the coding sequence ATGGTGGTGCCGATCCCGGCCGCGATGCTCGACATCTTCTTCGTCGCGAACATCGCGATCAGCCTCGCGGTGCTGATGGTCGCGTTGAACGCGCAGAAGCCGCTCGATTTCTCGGCCTTCCCGACCGTGCTGCTGTTCGCCACGCTGTTCCGCCTCGGCCTCAACGTCGCCTCGACGCGCGTCGTGCTCGTCCACGGGCATGAGGGCGAGAGCGCGGCGGGTCACGTCATCGAAGCGTTCGGCACCTTCCTGATCGGCGGCGATTACGTCGTCGGCATCTTCGTCTTCGCGATCCTGGTGATCATCAACCTGATCGTCGTCACCAAGGGCGCGGGCCGCGTGTCCGAAGTGTCGGCGCGCTTCACCCTCGACGCCTTGCCCGGCAAGCAGATGGCGATCGACGCCGACCTGAACGCCGGCCTGATCACGCCCGAGGAAGCCAAGGCGCGCCGCATCGAAGTATCGACCGAAGCCGACTTCTACGGCTCGATGGACGGTTCGTCGAAGTTCGTGAAGGGCGATGCGGTCGCCGCACTCCTGATCCTGTTCGCCAACATCGTCGGCGGCCTGATCCTCGGCCCGGTGAGCCATGGCATGTCGCTGAGCGACGCCGCGCACAATTACGTTCTGCTCGCGATCGGCGACGCGCTCGTCGCGCAGCTGCCGTCGTTGATGCTGTCGATCGCCGCCGCTGCGATCGTCACGCGCGTCACGTCGAGCCACGATCTGGCCGGCCAGATCGGCAGCCAGTTCGGTGCTGCCCGCACCTGGACCCCGGTCGCCGTCATCCTCGGCATCCTCGGCGTGCTGCCGGGCATGCCGCACTTCGTGTTGCTGTCGGCCGCTGCGATCGCCGGCTTCACCGCCTGGAAGCTCAACCAGATCGCCAAACGCCCGCCGCCCCCCGCGCCCGCCGCGCCGGCGCCCGATCAGTCGAAGATCGGCTGGGAGGAAGTGTCGGACAGCATGCAGATTAATCTCGACATCGGCTACGGTCTGGTGCCGCTGGTCGACGAGCGTCGCGGTGCGCCGCTGATGGGCCGCATCACTGGCGTACGGCGTCAGCTGTCGAAGGAACTCGGCTTCGTCGTGCCCCAAGTGCGCGTGCGCGACGACATCAACCTGGCGCCCTATACCTATCGCATCCTGGTCGGCGGCGTCGTCGTCGGCGAGGATCAGGCTTCGGCCGACGAAATGCTCGCGCTCAACACCGGCGAGGGGTTCGGCGAACTGCAGGGCAAGAAGACCAAGGATCCGACCTTCGGGCTCGAAGCCACCTGGATCGCGCCGGGCGATGCCGATGCCGCGACGGGACAGGGCTATCTGGTAGTCGATTCGGGGACGGTCATGGCGACGCACCTCAACCATCAACTGAGCGCCAATTCGGCCGATCTACTCGGCGCCGACGAAGTCCAGGCGCTGCTCGATGGCCTGAAGGAACGTAGCCCGCAATTGGTCGCCGCCTTGTCGCCGGCGCCGTTGCCGCTGACCACGCTGACGCAAGTGCTCAAGGGCCTGCTCGCCGAGGGCATCCCGCTCAAGGAATTCCGGCGTATCGCGTCCGCCATTGCGGTCGCCGCGCAGAAGACCGTCGATGCCGAGGAAATCATCGAGGCGATCCGCCCCGAACTCGGCGGGCTGATCATCCAGAAGCTCTGCGGCGTCCACGAACCGCTGCGCGTGATGACCTTGGAGGGTCAGCTCGAAGGGCTGCTCGGCCAGGCTGTCCGCTCCGACCCGTCGCGCCGCCACACGATCGAACCCGATCTCGGCCGCCGCATCGTCGAGGCGTTGCAGCACGCCGCGGCGCCTTTGGTCGCCGAAGCCAAGCCGTTCGCGCTCGTCGTCCAGCCCACGATCCGCCAGGCGATCCGCAAGCTGGTCAAGACCTGCCTGCCCGACACGCCGGTCATGTCGTTCTTCGAAGTGCCGGAGGAGAAGGCGGTCGAAGTCGTCGCCGTGATCGGCGCGCCGCAGGCGCTCGCGGCATGA
- a CDS encoding flagellar protein FlgN → MTRRDGLISVIDALHAEIAAMKSNDVAALDRATQTKLVAIDALAAIDNGPLEPGVRELAEEAQRLNETARIYVNLLAANVRRRLQSLAGDAGGYRPNGLAAAYA, encoded by the coding sequence ATGACAAGGCGTGATGGCCTGATCAGCGTCATCGATGCGCTTCACGCCGAAATCGCGGCGATGAAGTCCAACGACGTCGCCGCGCTCGACCGCGCGACCCAAACCAAATTGGTCGCGATCGACGCGCTTGCCGCGATCGACAACGGCCCGCTCGAACCCGGCGTGCGCGAACTCGCCGAAGAAGCGCAGCGCCTGAACGAAACCGCGCGCATCTACGTCAACCTGCTGGCGGCAAACGTCCGCCGCAGGCTGCAAAGTCTTGCCGGTGATGCCGGCGGATATCGCCCCAACGGACTCGCTGCCGCCTACGCGTAA
- the flgG gene encoding flagellar basal-body rod protein FlgG: MGSAAMHIARTGLDAQDMRMRVISNNLANVNTTGFKKDRASFATLSYQTVTAAGASSSSETKYATGLNLGTGVRIQGTARMDTQGSMQTTGNSLDMALDGDGYFQIQMPGGQLGYTRSGNFSRSPEGLLVTNEGYQVQPGITVPEGTTAITVGTDGTVSATVAGQTEPSTLGQIQIATFANAGGLQSKGDNYLTETAASGAANLGVPGEDGRGTIRQGMLEASNVNVVEELVDMIECQRAYEVNSKMISATDDMLKYVNQNL; the protein is encoded by the coding sequence ATGGGTAGCGCAGCGATGCATATCGCCCGCACGGGGCTCGACGCCCAGGACATGCGGATGCGAGTGATCTCGAATAACCTGGCCAACGTCAACACGACGGGGTTCAAGAAGGACCGCGCGTCGTTCGCGACCTTGTCGTATCAGACGGTGACCGCCGCCGGCGCGTCGTCGTCGAGCGAAACCAAATATGCGACGGGCCTCAACCTCGGCACCGGCGTGCGCATCCAGGGTACCGCGCGGATGGACACGCAGGGGTCGATGCAGACCACCGGCAACAGCCTCGACATGGCGCTGGACGGCGACGGCTATTTCCAGATCCAGATGCCGGGCGGTCAGCTCGGCTATACCCGCTCGGGCAATTTCTCGCGAAGCCCCGAAGGCCTGCTCGTGACCAACGAGGGGTATCAGGTGCAGCCGGGGATCACCGTTCCCGAAGGCACGACAGCGATCACCGTCGGCACCGACGGCACCGTGTCGGCGACCGTCGCGGGGCAGACCGAACCCTCGACGCTCGGCCAGATCCAGATCGCGACCTTCGCGAATGCGGGCGGGCTGCAGTCGAAAGGCGACAACTATCTGACCGAAACCGCCGCGTCGGGCGCCGCCAATCTGGGCGTGCCGGGTGAGGACGGTCGCGGCACGATCCGCCAGGGGATGCTTGAAGCATCCAACGTCAACGTCGTCGAGGAGCTGGTCGACATGATCGAATGCCAGCGCGCGTACGAGGTCAATTCGAAGATGATCTCGGCCACCGACGACATGCTCAAATATGTGAACCAGAATCTGTGA
- a CDS encoding flagellar hook-basal body complex protein: protein MAAQAVIANNMANASTIGYRAERVDFDALLLKGDGFDSRQPTSEDVKDFDRSAGAMISTGRSLDIAIPGDQWMAVQAADGSEAYSRRGDLNVSASGVLETGDGFPVMGSGGHPSPCRRRRRSRSRPTARCRSFRKAATPRTRRSSTASSSSAPRDRRRSRVSTIWSTSRAAVCCRVTRKRPA, encoded by the coding sequence ATGGCGGCGCAGGCCGTCATCGCCAACAACATGGCGAACGCGTCGACGATCGGTTACCGCGCCGAGCGGGTCGATTTCGACGCACTGCTGCTGAAGGGCGACGGCTTCGACAGCCGCCAGCCGACCTCGGAAGACGTCAAGGATTTCGACCGCTCGGCCGGCGCGATGATCTCGACCGGGCGCAGCCTCGACATCGCGATCCCTGGCGACCAGTGGATGGCGGTCCAGGCGGCAGACGGCAGCGAAGCCTATTCGCGCCGCGGCGACCTGAACGTTTCGGCGAGTGGCGTACTGGAAACCGGCGACGGTTTCCCGGTGATGGGGTCCGGGGGGCACCCATCACCGTGCCGCCGTCGTCGTCGATCTCGATCGCGGCCGACGGCACGCTGTCGATCATTCCGCAAGGCGGCGACGCCAAGAACCCGCAGATCATCGACCGCATCAAGTTCGTCAGCCCCAAGGGATCGGCGACGGTCAAGGGTCTCGACAATCTGGTCCACGTCAAGGGCGGCGGTGTGCTGCCGGGTGACGAGGAAGCGACCTGCATGA
- a CDS encoding sigma-70 family RNA polymerase sigma factor, translated as MSEEPMKGAFENAQPLTYGRAPVRDVEALVRKHTPLVRRIAWHVHGSISGVCEVEDLVQIGLVALVEAIHGFEDRGQVTFEQYLATRLRGAMIDQLRRQATLTRGAMRRRKQYQETVAMLTVGRVPPTDAAVAAHLGVTIEKLRADYASAEAVRFDSIDDVYTDDGPWFMSDEPNAFDQLAEIDLRDALIAAISALPEREAQVIQLYYVEELNLEEIGEVIGVGAARVCQIKASAHARLKKAMSRSI; from the coding sequence ATGAGCGAGGAACCGATGAAGGGGGCGTTCGAAAACGCTCAACCGTTGACCTACGGCCGCGCGCCCGTGCGCGACGTCGAGGCGCTGGTCCGCAAGCACACCCCGCTCGTCCGCCGCATCGCCTGGCACGTCCATGGCTCGATCTCCGGCGTGTGCGAGGTCGAGGATCTCGTCCAGATCGGGCTCGTGGCGTTGGTCGAGGCGATCCACGGCTTCGAGGATCGCGGGCAAGTCACGTTCGAACAATATCTCGCGACGCGGCTGCGCGGCGCGATGATCGACCAGTTGCGCCGTCAGGCGACCCTAACCCGCGGGGCGATGCGCCGCCGCAAGCAATATCAGGAGACCGTCGCCATGCTCACCGTCGGCCGCGTACCCCCGACCGATGCGGCCGTTGCCGCGCATCTGGGCGTGACGATCGAGAAACTGCGCGCCGATTATGCGAGCGCGGAGGCCGTGCGGTTCGATTCGATCGACGACGTCTACACCGACGACGGGCCGTGGTTCATGTCCGACGAGCCCAATGCGTTCGACCAGCTCGCCGAAATCGACCTGCGCGACGCATTGATCGCGGCGATCTCTGCACTGCCCGAACGCGAGGCCCAGGTCATTCAGCTCTACTATGTCGAGGAACTCAACCTCGAGGAGATCGGCGAAGTGATCGGCGTCGGCGCCGCGCGCGTCTGCCAGATCAAGGCGTCCGCGCACGCCCGCCTGAAGAAAGCAATGTCGCGATCCATCTGA
- a CDS encoding OmpA family protein, which translates to MNDADLLDAPPSRPLWLWTLADLALLLVGFFVLVQATDRRALAKGLREGFGATAPDVTPDPIPLAVAAVGFAPGSASIQSDAGLIDFATANLRDPRASLRVSGGATGAGDVDPATGSADLLATDRARAVTAYLIGHGIAAGRITIASASTAGRTALVTVSFTGDPAVRTNP; encoded by the coding sequence GTGAACGACGCCGATCTGCTCGACGCGCCACCGTCCCGGCCGCTCTGGCTGTGGACGCTCGCCGATCTGGCGTTGCTACTGGTCGGGTTCTTCGTGCTGGTCCAGGCGACCGACCGGCGCGCCCTCGCCAAAGGGCTGCGCGAAGGGTTCGGCGCGACCGCGCCCGACGTGACGCCTGATCCGATCCCGCTCGCCGTCGCGGCGGTTGGCTTCGCGCCGGGATCGGCAAGCATCCAATCGGATGCCGGGCTGATCGACTTCGCGACCGCCAACCTCCGCGACCCGCGCGCGAGCCTGCGCGTGAGCGGCGGCGCGACCGGGGCAGGGGATGTCGACCCCGCGACCGGCAGCGCCGATCTGCTCGCGACCGATCGCGCCCGCGCGGTCACCGCCTATCTGATCGGCCACGGCATCGCCGCCGGCCGCATCACCATCGCTTCCGCCTCGACCGCGGGGCGCACCGCGCTCGTCACCGTCAGCTTTACCGGCGATCCCGCCGTCAGGACCAACCCATGA
- the flgC gene encoding flagellar basal body rod protein FlgC produces the protein MSDQPLSIFAVSGRAMSAQLVRMNTTASNLANVGSVSNSADTAYRTIKPVFRTSFDKASGMATVDVENIVTAGSEPTKRYDPANPMADKDGNVWESNVDETRELVDMMETARGYQNNVEVMQTAKSLIVDTLKLGK, from the coding sequence ATGTCCGACCAGCCGCTTTCCATCTTTGCCGTATCGGGCCGCGCGATGAGTGCGCAGCTCGTGCGCATGAACACGACCGCGTCGAACCTGGCCAATGTCGGCTCGGTCTCGAACTCGGCCGACACCGCATACCGCACGATCAAGCCGGTGTTCCGCACCAGCTTCGACAAGGCGAGCGGCATGGCCACGGTCGATGTCGAGAACATCGTCACCGCCGGGAGCGAGCCGACCAAGCGCTACGACCCCGCCAATCCGATGGCCGACAAGGACGGCAACGTCTGGGAATCGAACGTCGATGAAACGCGCGAGCTCGTAGACATGATGGAGACCGCGCGCGGGTACCAGAACAATGTCGAGGTCATGCAGACCGCGAAATCACTGATCGTCGATACGCTCAAGCTCGGGAAATAA
- a CDS encoding lytic transglycosylase domain-containing protein gives MGVEAISGNIGNVRSAIAKASQATGIDFDYLLGQAQLESGLNPTARAGTSSATGLYQFIDQSWLGVIKQHGSEHGLDWASNAITRSGGRWVVNDPGMKSAILGLRNNPEVSATMAAEFASDNKASLEGSLGRGATGTDLYMAHFLGLGGARSFLRTMQANPNVSGAAMFPAAARANRSIFYDASGNARSLGDIYQRFAAKLDKGAAKVGAVGLASDTLDGSAGLTPAVFRKGGDFETAKANFAALAGITNLGDATVITGSGDSNDSAAAWAKAALARATGATAAGTTPPASANSVNLLRPTPDTARLAYMMLASMGANRS, from the coding sequence ATGGGCGTCGAAGCAATCTCGGGGAATATCGGTAACGTTCGCTCGGCGATCGCGAAAGCGAGCCAAGCGACGGGGATCGATTTCGACTATCTGCTCGGCCAGGCGCAGCTCGAAAGCGGCCTGAACCCGACCGCGCGCGCCGGCACCTCGTCGGCGACGGGCCTTTATCAGTTCATCGACCAGTCATGGCTCGGCGTCATCAAGCAGCATGGCAGTGAGCACGGACTCGATTGGGCATCGAACGCGATCACGCGCTCGGGCGGTCGCTGGGTGGTCAACGACCCCGGCATGAAGAGCGCGATCCTGGGTTTGCGCAACAATCCCGAAGTCTCCGCGACGATGGCGGCCGAATTCGCGTCGGACAACAAGGCGTCGCTCGAAGGCTCGCTGGGCCGCGGCGCGACCGGCACCGATCTCTACATGGCGCATTTCCTGGGTCTGGGCGGGGCACGATCGTTCCTGCGCACGATGCAGGCCAATCCGAATGTGTCGGGTGCGGCGATGTTCCCGGCCGCCGCGCGCGCCAACCGCAGCATCTTCTACGACGCGAGCGGTAATGCCCGCAGTCTCGGCGACATCTACCAGCGCTTCGCCGCCAAGCTCGACAAGGGCGCGGCGAAGGTCGGCGCGGTCGGCTTGGCGTCGGACACGCTCGACGGCAGCGCCGGGCTGACCCCGGCGGTATTCCGCAAGGGCGGCGATTTCGAAACCGCCAAGGCCAATTTCGCCGCGCTCGCCGGCATCACCAATCTCGGCGACGCGACCGTCATCACCGGGTCGGGCGACAGCAACGACAGCGCCGCGGCCTGGGCTAAAGCGGCGCTCGCCCGCGCGACCGGCGCCACCGCCGCCGGGACGACACCGCCCGCGTCCGCCAATTCGGTCAATCTTCTCCGCCCGACGCCCGACACCGCGCGGCTGGCATACATGATGCTCGCAAGCATGGGGGCTAACCGCTCGTGA
- a CDS encoding flagellar hook assembly protein FlgD, whose amino-acid sequence MTSTFDTTLANLGIQRTGTTTPTVSAPGAQTLGQADFLKLMTAQLQNQDPFNPVDNTQMVAQMAQFSSLSGITEMSSTLKTIAAKLTGTSTSDAMSYVGKTVLTEGSTAFARTTGGIAGAVELGDDATDLSVTIQDANGATLKTLNLGQTAKGTAEFDWDGTTDNGQPAGNGPFKVIATATNGGKAVTTTPLVWAPVTSVTDISSGNPKLNVAGLGAIAISSVRQVG is encoded by the coding sequence ATGACCTCCACCTTCGACACCACGCTCGCCAATCTCGGCATTCAGCGTACCGGGACCACGACCCCCACTGTCTCCGCGCCGGGCGCGCAGACGCTAGGCCAGGCCGATTTCCTGAAGCTGATGACCGCGCAGTTGCAGAACCAGGATCCGTTCAACCCGGTCGACAACACCCAGATGGTCGCCCAGATGGCGCAGTTCTCGTCGCTGTCGGGCATCACCGAGATGTCGTCGACGCTGAAGACGATCGCCGCCAAGTTGACCGGCACATCGACCAGCGACGCGATGTCGTATGTCGGCAAGACCGTCCTGACCGAAGGCAGCACCGCGTTCGCGCGGACCACCGGCGGCATCGCCGGCGCGGTGGAGTTGGGCGACGACGCGACCGACCTGTCGGTGACGATACAGGACGCCAACGGCGCGACCCTGAAGACGCTCAACCTCGGCCAGACCGCCAAGGGTACCGCGGAATTCGACTGGGACGGCACGACCGACAACGGTCAGCCCGCCGGCAACGGTCCGTTCAAGGTCATCGCCACCGCGACCAACGGCGGCAAGGCCGTCACGACCACTCCGCTGGTCTGGGCGCCGGTCACCTCGGTGACCGACATCTCCAGCGGCAACCCCAAGCTCAACGTCGCCGGGCTCGGCGCCATCGCCATTTCGTCCGTCCGCCAGGTCGGCTGA
- a CDS encoding flagellar basal body rod protein FlgB, with amino-acid sequence MADNSLFGIHGAALEVRGQRMGILASNIANSSTPGFKAKDIDFQKALRSAQGGSIDGAVTGATMYRVPLQPSLDGNTVDLSTEQTAFAENAVQYQTTLAFLNGRINEVTRALRGE; translated from the coding sequence ATGGCCGACAACAGTCTGTTCGGAATACACGGGGCGGCGCTCGAAGTGCGCGGTCAGCGCATGGGTATTCTCGCCTCCAACATCGCCAACTCGTCGACGCCGGGCTTCAAGGCCAAGGACATCGACTTCCAGAAGGCGCTGCGCTCGGCGCAGGGCGGCAGCATCGACGGCGCGGTCACCGGCGCCACGATGTACCGCGTGCCGCTGCAGCCCAGCCTCGACGGCAACACCGTCGACCTGTCGACCGAGCAGACCGCCTTCGCGGAGAATGCCGTCCAGTATCAGACGACGCTGGCGTTCCTGAACGGCCGCATCAACGAAGTCACCCGCGCGCTGAGGGGAGAATAA